One part of the Esox lucius isolate fEsoLuc1 chromosome 10, fEsoLuc1.pri, whole genome shotgun sequence genome encodes these proteins:
- the LOC117594966 gene encoding vegetative cell wall protein gp1-like, whose protein sequence is PVPALPEPPPALPDPPPASLSPAPSPALPQGSDPPPAPPAPAPPPAPIPPPAPPSPAPPSPIPRPAPIPPPAPPAPTPPPALPPAPDPPPAPPAPAPPPAPIPPPAPPSPTPPPALPPAPDPPPAPPAPAPPPAPIPPPAPPSPAPPPAPDPPPAPPSPIPPPAPPAPTPPPAPPAPAPPPAPIPPPAPPSPAPPPAPTPPPALPPATDPPPVSPSPAPPPALPPAPDPPPAPPAPAPPPAPIPPPAPPSPAPPPAPDPPPAPPSPIPPPAPPAPTPPPAPDPPPPPPAPAPPPAPIPPPAPPSPAPPPALPPAPDPPPVSPSPIPPPAPPAPAPP, encoded by the coding sequence cctgtcccggctctccctgaacctccgccggctctccctgaccctccgccggcttccctgtctccggctccttcgccggctctcccacagggttctgaccctccgccggctcccccggctcctgctcctccaccggctcctattcccccgccggctcccccgtctcctgctcccccgtctcctattcctcggccggctcctattcctccgccggctcccccggctcctactcctccgccagctctcccgccggctccggaccctccgccggctcccccggctcctgctcctccaccggctcctattcccccgccggctcccccgtctcctactcctccgccggctctcccaccggctccggaccctccgccggctcccccggctcctgctcctccaccggctcctattcccccgccggctcccccgtctcctgctcctccgccggctcctgaccctccgccggctcccccgtctcctattcctccgccggctcccccggctcctactcctccgccggctcccccggctcctgctcctccaccggctcctattcccccgccggctcccccgtctcctgctcctccgccggctcctactcctccgccggctcttccgccggctactgaccctccgccggtttccccatctcctgctcctccgccggctcttccgccggctccggaccctccgccggctcccccggctcctgctcctccaccggctcctattcccccgccggctcccccgtctcctgctcctccgccggctcctgaccctccgccggctcccccgtctcctattcctccgccggctcccccggctcctactcctccgccggctccggaccctccgccgcctcccccggctcctgctcctccgccggctcctattcccccgccggctcccccgtctcctgctcctccgccggctcttccgccggctcctgaccctccgccggtttccccgtctcctattcctccaccggctcccccggctcctgctcctccg